The Lichenihabitans psoromatis genomic interval TGTCATGTCCGATCCCAAAAATGTCTCTCTCTCGCGGCGTCAGATCGTCGGAGGTGCCGGCCTCGGTCTCGCGGCCGTCGCGGCTGCTGTGCCGGCGGCCGCACAAAGCTCAACCGCGCCTGCGCCGAGGCCTCTGGAGGATCCAAGGACCAAATATCCGCAGCCGCCCTACAACAAGCAATCCCAGCCCTGGCCCGGACTGGCCAGCAAGATGGATCCCGTGCCGGATCATGGCGAAAAGAGCTACCGGGGCTCGGGGCGTCTCGCCGGTCGCAAGGCGATGATCACGGGCGGCGATAGCGGGATGGGCCGCGCCGCCGCGATCGCATTTGCGCGTGAGGGCGCGGATGTCGCCATCAACTACCTCCCCGAGGAGGAGCCCGATGCCCGAGAGGTGATCGCTCTCATTAAAGCCGAAGGAAGGATCGGGCTCGCGATTCCAGGGGATTTGCGGGACGAGGCCTTCTGTCAGCGGCTCGTTGCCGATGCGGTCAATGGCCTTGGCGGCCTCGACATCGTGGTCAGCAATGCGGGGCGTCAGCAGGCGCATGCCTCGATCCTGGATATTTCGACCGAGCAGTTCGACTGGACGATGAAGACCAACATCTACGCGCCGTTTTGGATCATCAAGGCGGCGTTGCCCCACCTTCAGCCCGGATCATGCATCATCGCGACAACGTCGGAACAAGCCTATGATCCGACGCCGGACCTCTATGATTATGCGCAAACCAAAGCCGCGACGATGAACTTCGTGAAGTCGCTGGCCAAGCAGTTGGGGCCGAAAGGCATCCGGGTGAACGGTGTGGCGCCAGGCCCGATCTGGACGCCGCTTCAGGTCAGCGGCGGGGCCTCGCAGGATAAGCTCCAAACGTTCGGCATGATGACGCCACTTGGACGGGCGGGTCAGCCGGCCGAACTCGGCGGCATTTACGTCCAGCTTGCCATGACAGATGCGAGCTATGCCAACGGGCAGATCTACGGCGCCGCAGGCGGAAGCGGACAACCTTGATACCGAACGGCATCGCTCGGTCGTCCAAAACGCGCGTTGGGTAATACTGGCTGGGGCGCCTGGATTCGAACCAGGGGATGGCGGAATCAAAATCCGCTGCCTTACCACTTGGCTACGCCCCATCAAGACCGAAGCCCCTGAGGGTCGATCGCGGCGCGACCATAGGTGTAACGATCCTGCGCCGCAAGGGCCCTCGTCAGCCCCTCAAACTAAATGCGGATCCGCATCGAAACCCCCATCTTTCGACGCTGGCCCGCTTGCCGGATCTGTTGAGGGCGGCTATACGAACCTTCGTCGGTGCAGCACATGTGCATCGCCGACTGTCGGAGTGTAGCGCAGCCTGGTAGCGCACCTCGTTCGGGACGAGGGGGTCGTAGGTTCGAATCCTATCACTCCGACCAGATTTCTTGTTGAGATCAATGTTGCAAAGGCCGCCTTCGGGCGGCCTTTCGCGTCTTTCTCTTGCAGTCTCACGCTTTCAAATCCTGAATTTGATCCGTGCGGCTCCTCGCCGTGCAGCGGATTGTCGCCCCGATAGAGCGGGTCCGTCAGACGCGACGGAGTGCCGCGCAGGCAGAGGGGATTGCGCGAGCGAAAGGCTGGGCCGCGCGGCAGTTTACTTGACCTGTCGTTTTTCCAGTTTGCGGGCCAGCGTTCGTCGATGCATCCCGAGGCGACGGGCGGCCTCGGATATGTTGAAATCGGTCGCGGCCAGCATTTCATGAATGCGCTCCCACTCGAGCGTCTTGATCGAGGTTGGACGCTCCGTCAGCGGCACGTCGGTGTTGCCTGCGGCCTT includes:
- a CDS encoding SDR family oxidoreductase, yielding MSDPKNVSLSRRQIVGGAGLGLAAVAAAVPAAAQSSTAPAPRPLEDPRTKYPQPPYNKQSQPWPGLASKMDPVPDHGEKSYRGSGRLAGRKAMITGGDSGMGRAAAIAFAREGADVAINYLPEEEPDAREVIALIKAEGRIGLAIPGDLRDEAFCQRLVADAVNGLGGLDIVVSNAGRQQAHASILDISTEQFDWTMKTNIYAPFWIIKAALPHLQPGSCIIATTSEQAYDPTPDLYDYAQTKAATMNFVKSLAKQLGPKGIRVNGVAPGPIWTPLQVSGGASQDKLQTFGMMTPLGRAGQPAELGGIYVQLAMTDASYANGQIYGAAGGSGQP